A window of the Phycicoccus sp. M110.8 genome harbors these coding sequences:
- a CDS encoding inositol monophosphatase, which yields MGTRDELELAFHAAGLASDLALAHFRAGVSATAKADGSPVTEADRAVERLLRDTLSQARPGDAFLGEELGRLGRSDRVWVLDPIDGTGFFARGDAHWRIHIALEVRGVTELGVVAAPALGRCWWATRGGGAFESSWPAGTGPATPLTVSTTSALADAVVDDLGGTSAGHLPTGVSRAPASPLPLVELVRGEIDAFVAERYFAWDHAPWILIVQEAGGRFTDPTGGHASDRGGGVYSNARLHGALLAALGYPTADRLPENRSAPDHSAGGAQP from the coding sequence GTGGGCACCAGGGACGAGCTCGAGCTGGCGTTCCACGCGGCCGGGCTGGCCTCCGACCTCGCCCTGGCGCACTTCCGGGCAGGGGTCTCGGCGACCGCCAAGGCCGACGGCTCGCCCGTGACCGAGGCCGACCGTGCGGTCGAGCGCCTGCTGAGGGACACGCTGTCCCAGGCCCGGCCGGGAGACGCCTTCCTCGGTGAGGAGCTCGGGAGGCTGGGTCGCTCCGACCGCGTGTGGGTCCTCGACCCGATCGACGGCACAGGATTCTTCGCCAGGGGAGACGCGCACTGGAGGATCCACATCGCCCTGGAGGTCCGGGGGGTGACGGAGCTCGGAGTCGTGGCCGCTCCCGCGCTCGGCCGCTGCTGGTGGGCGACCCGGGGTGGCGGCGCGTTCGAGTCGTCGTGGCCGGCGGGGACCGGCCCGGCGACACCACTGACGGTCAGCACGACCTCCGCGCTCGCCGACGCCGTGGTCGACGACCTCGGAGGGACGTCGGCCGGGCACCTGCCCACGGGGGTCTCCCGCGCGCCGGCGAGCCCCTTGCCGCTGGTCGAGCTCGTGCGCGGCGAGATCGACGCCTTCGTGGCCGAGAGGTACTTCGCGTGGGACCACGCCCCCTGGATCCTCATCGTGCAGGAGGCCGGCGGCCGGTTCACCGACCCCACCGGGGGGCACGCGAGCGACCGCGGCGGCGGCGTGTACTCGAACGCCCGACTGCACGGCGCGCTGCTCGCCGCGCTGGGCTACCCGACCGCGGACCGCCTCCCGGAGAACCGCTCGGCCCCTGACCACTCGGCGGGCGGCGCGCAGCCCTGA
- a CDS encoding mechanosensitive ion channel family protein gives MTDRLQNALGDGLSAVATFVPKLVAFLLILIIGLFVAKAIGKAIDKVLERVGFDRAVERGGIRRALERSKYDASAIVGKLVYYALVLFVLQMAFGVFGPNPISELLTGVIAFLPKAIVAIIIVVVTAAIAAAVRDIVSSTLSSLSYGRTLANIAAFFIIGLGVIAALNQVGIATTVTMPVLIAVLGTIAGILIVGVGGGLIRPMQSRWEQYLDTMSTETRRVRAEAERAPSAREQVRDMADRARPGGNGSHTPSTASTGAIEDPTFSPQGGNHQYEDDSTVAWNPSDVRRS, from the coding sequence ATGACCGATCGACTCCAGAACGCCCTCGGCGACGGACTCAGTGCCGTCGCCACCTTCGTGCCGAAGCTCGTCGCGTTCCTGCTGATCCTCATCATCGGCCTGTTCGTGGCGAAGGCCATCGGCAAGGCCATCGACAAGGTGCTCGAACGAGTCGGTTTCGACCGCGCGGTCGAACGCGGCGGCATACGCAGGGCCCTCGAGCGCAGCAAGTACGACGCGTCGGCCATCGTCGGCAAGCTCGTCTACTACGCGCTGGTGCTGTTCGTGCTCCAGATGGCCTTCGGCGTCTTCGGGCCGAACCCGATCAGCGAGCTGCTGACGGGTGTCATCGCGTTCCTGCCCAAGGCGATCGTCGCCATCATCATCGTGGTCGTCACGGCAGCCATCGCTGCCGCCGTGCGCGACATCGTGAGCAGCACGCTGAGCAGCCTGTCCTACGGCCGCACCCTGGCCAACATCGCAGCCTTCTTCATCATCGGGCTGGGCGTCATCGCAGCGCTGAACCAGGTCGGCATCGCCACGACGGTGACCATGCCTGTCCTGATCGCGGTGCTCGGCACCATCGCCGGCATCCTCATCGTGGGCGTGGGCGGGGGCCTCATACGGCCGATGCAGTCCCGCTGGGAGCAGTACCTCGACACCATGTCGACCGAGACGCGCAGGGTGCGCGCCGAGGCCGAGCGCGCCCCCTCGGCGCGCGAGCAGGTGCGCGACATGGCCGACCGGGCGCGTCCGGGCGGCAACGGATCGCACACCCCGTCCACGGCGTCGACCGGCGCCATCGAGGACCCGACGTTCTCGCCGCAGGGCGGAAACCACCAGTACGAGGACGACTCGACCGTGGCGTGGAACCCGAGTGATGTCCGCCGTTCATGA
- a CDS encoding MarR family winged helix-turn-helix transcriptional regulator, producing the protein MERELPTSLLMFIASRAAANRVFQALHDTGFDDLTIAQSRLLMGIDPDGTRLSVLADRAQIAKQTATALVDKLEASGYVERVPDPADGRARLVRMTARAESAIPLARAEEERIEAEWRRHLGAARMRQLRAALTALREITDPYGRSWALGASCRPGYPQRARIMVAAQTETAAPVTKTADPARNPAPSVRARGSLRS; encoded by the coding sequence ATGGAGCGAGAGCTGCCCACCAGCCTGTTGATGTTCATCGCCTCGCGAGCGGCGGCCAACCGCGTCTTCCAGGCCCTGCACGACACCGGCTTCGACGACCTGACGATCGCCCAGAGCAGGCTGCTCATGGGCATCGACCCGGACGGCACGCGTCTGAGCGTCCTTGCCGACCGGGCGCAGATCGCCAAGCAGACGGCTACGGCCCTGGTCGACAAGCTCGAGGCGTCCGGGTACGTGGAGCGTGTCCCCGACCCCGCCGACGGCCGCGCCCGCCTGGTGCGCATGACCGCGCGCGCCGAGTCGGCGATCCCACTGGCGCGGGCGGAGGAGGAGCGGATCGAGGCCGAGTGGCGGCGGCACCTCGGGGCGGCGCGCATGAGGCAGCTGCGCGCGGCCCTGACCGCCCTGCGTGAGATCACCGACCCCTACGGCCGATCGTGGGCTCTCGGCGCGAGCTGCCGGCCGGGCTACCCCCAGCGCGCCAGGATCATGGTGGCGGCCCAGACCGAGACCGCCGCACCCGTGACGAAGACGGCGGACCCCGCAAGGAACCCGGCGCCGAGCGTCAGAGCGCGCGGCAGCCTCCGGTCATGA
- a CDS encoding DsbA family protein: MGSASDTTVDFWFDPVCPYSWTASRWLAEVARSRPLVVRHHVMSLYLLNEHRSEVSPDYRRTVEASRGPARVAAGVSARCGAGALERFYTAFGQRVFDVWRRPSEQEYRAVVAAVLAELGLPAALEDAMDSGEFDTVMRASHETGVALVGSEAGTPITSIDGVAFFGPVLNAIPRGAQAVQVFDGARQLAAYPEFFELKRTRVRPPVFT, translated from the coding sequence ATGGGGTCTGCATCCGACACGACTGTCGACTTCTGGTTCGACCCCGTGTGCCCGTACTCGTGGACGGCCTCCCGGTGGCTGGCCGAGGTGGCCCGGTCCAGACCTCTCGTGGTCCGACACCACGTGATGAGTCTGTACCTGCTCAACGAGCACCGGTCCGAGGTCTCCCCCGACTACCGGCGCACCGTGGAGGCGAGTCGCGGGCCTGCCCGGGTGGCCGCGGGCGTCTCGGCGCGATGTGGGGCCGGTGCGCTCGAGCGCTTCTACACGGCCTTCGGGCAGAGGGTGTTCGACGTGTGGCGACGCCCCTCGGAGCAGGAGTACCGCGCCGTGGTCGCGGCGGTGCTCGCCGAGCTCGGGCTGCCGGCCGCGCTCGAGGACGCCATGGACAGCGGGGAGTTCGACACGGTCATGCGCGCCAGCCACGAGACCGGCGTCGCGCTGGTCGGGAGCGAGGCGGGGACCCCCATCACGTCCATCGACGGCGTCGCGTTCTTCGGCCCGGTGCTGAACGCCATCCCGCGCGGCGCGCAGGCCGTCCAGGTGTTCGACGGAGCCCGGCAGCTCGCGGCATACCCGGAGTTCTTCGAGCTCAAGCGCACCCGGGTGCGTCCCCCTGTCTTCACCTGA
- a CDS encoding maleylpyruvate isomerase family mycothiol-dependent enzyme produces the protein MTGTTAVDPDALWAAIDDQRSRTAQLLEDLAPDQWDHPSLCDGWTVRHVAAHLTMQRERLHEAAGFVARHPRMLRSRGLNAFIHDAAVVQARALSSEEVVERIRAGIGSRRHNAFVTPLETLTDILVHSQDIAIPLGLELDMRPKPSAVAATRRWDTRTTWLARVNRRLPLEGFRLVATDTEWTRGDGPPITGPIGAILLLLTGRTAALGRLDGEGTEVLRTTRTASP, from the coding sequence ATGACAGGCACCACCGCCGTCGACCCCGACGCCCTCTGGGCGGCGATCGACGACCAGCGGTCACGAACCGCCCAGCTGCTGGAGGACCTGGCCCCGGATCAGTGGGACCACCCGTCGCTGTGCGACGGCTGGACCGTGCGCCACGTGGCAGCACACCTGACGATGCAGCGGGAGCGCCTGCACGAGGCGGCGGGGTTCGTCGCCCGCCATCCCCGCATGTTGCGCAGCCGGGGCCTGAACGCCTTCATCCACGACGCCGCCGTCGTGCAGGCCCGGGCCCTGTCGAGCGAGGAGGTCGTCGAACGGATCCGGGCAGGCATCGGTTCACGACGGCACAACGCCTTCGTGACACCGCTGGAGACGCTGACCGACATCCTCGTCCACAGCCAGGACATCGCGATCCCGCTGGGCCTCGAGCTCGACATGCGGCCGAAGCCCTCTGCGGTGGCGGCCACCCGACGATGGGACACCCGCACCACGTGGCTGGCCCGGGTCAACCGGCGTCTTCCGCTCGAGGGGTTCCGGCTCGTCGCCACCGACACGGAGTGGACCCGCGGCGACGGGCCGCCCATCACCGGCCCCATCGGGGCGATCCTGCTCCTGCTCACCGGCCGGACCGCCGCCCTCGGACGCCTCGACGGTGAAGGCACCGAGGTGCTGCGGACCACGCGGACCGCGTCTCCCTAG
- a CDS encoding SRPBCC family protein — protein MAHIRGDVTIAAPVEEVFDLVADERNEPAYNPRIAHTEKIGDGPVGAGSRFVARPRGTGAGGTMTVDVLEYDRPHRLHNLVRSSYMHVDGEVTFEATGSGTRLRWDWDMRLVGPMRLLSPVLALVGPRWERRNWVDLKHHLESGRH, from the coding sequence ATGGCCCACATCCGCGGAGACGTCACGATCGCGGCACCGGTCGAGGAGGTCTTCGACCTCGTCGCCGACGAACGCAACGAGCCGGCATACAACCCCCGGATCGCGCACACCGAGAAGATCGGCGACGGACCGGTCGGGGCCGGCTCCCGCTTCGTCGCGCGCCCCCGGGGCACGGGGGCGGGCGGGACGATGACCGTCGACGTGCTCGAGTACGACCGCCCGCACCGCCTGCACAACCTCGTGCGGTCGTCGTACATGCACGTCGACGGCGAGGTCACCTTCGAGGCAACGGGGAGCGGCACCCGGCTCCGGTGGGACTGGGACATGCGGCTGGTCGGGCCCATGAGGTTGCTGTCGCCCGTCCTCGCCCTGGTGGGTCCTCGCTGGGAGCGGCGGAACTGGGTGGACCTCAAGCACCACCTCGAGTCCGGCAGGCACTGA